From a region of the Fuerstiella sp. genome:
- a CDS encoding pilus assembly protein CpaE, producing the protein MKSVLRVATVDPSEDSRNALKNLLLGIDTVWLEAECSRYEFFLDVIQQTQPDMALVNVDSDPAEAIRMIADISADAAQCAVLVVSSSQEGSLILQVMRSGAREFLNQPLQLDDFVAALDRIRGSRLTASGDAGMEAGKIITVAGVGGGVGSTAVAVNTAAEFAQIPGNSPVVIDLDLTLGDVDVWLDIIPDYTLRDVSENIGRLDYALLKRSLTRHDCGVFLLPRPVELEGQDLVRTDDLRRILALLKATFSHLIIDVSKSFGPLDLLAMEVSDEILLVTQLDLSCLRNVVRIIQHLNQNSGLDSKVQIIVNRMGLEDSDISINKALETIGREVFWQLPNDYPTMIGSRNNGRPLCQYSPKARLTRSINDLTTRLSFNEESRMEASEAEKKKSGLFGLFSR; encoded by the coding sequence ATGAAGAGTGTTCTTCGAGTCGCAACTGTTGATCCCAGTGAGGATTCGCGCAATGCGCTGAAAAATCTGCTGCTGGGAATTGATACTGTGTGGCTGGAAGCGGAATGCTCCCGCTATGAATTTTTTCTGGATGTTATCCAGCAGACACAGCCTGATATGGCTCTTGTGAATGTCGATTCCGATCCGGCGGAAGCCATACGGATGATCGCCGACATCAGTGCGGATGCTGCTCAGTGCGCTGTACTCGTGGTCAGCAGTTCTCAGGAAGGCAGTCTGATTCTTCAGGTGATGCGAAGCGGAGCCCGTGAGTTTCTGAATCAGCCTCTGCAGCTGGATGACTTCGTTGCCGCGCTGGACCGTATTCGCGGATCCCGGCTGACTGCATCCGGTGACGCCGGGATGGAGGCGGGAAAAATCATCACTGTGGCAGGTGTTGGCGGAGGTGTCGGCAGCACCGCCGTCGCCGTCAATACGGCCGCCGAATTTGCTCAGATTCCGGGCAATTCTCCCGTTGTCATTGATCTGGACCTGACACTGGGTGATGTGGATGTGTGGCTGGATATTATTCCGGACTACACCTTGCGGGATGTTTCGGAAAACATCGGGCGACTGGATTATGCGCTTTTGAAACGATCGCTCACCCGACATGACTGCGGCGTGTTTTTACTGCCGCGACCCGTGGAACTTGAAGGTCAGGATTTGGTCCGCACAGATGACCTGAGACGAATACTGGCGTTACTCAAAGCCACGTTTTCACACCTGATCATCGATGTAAGTAAGTCTTTCGGTCCTCTGGACCTGTTGGCGATGGAGGTCAGTGACGAGATTTTGCTGGTCACACAACTTGATCTGTCGTGTCTGCGAAATGTTGTCCGCATCATTCAGCATCTCAATCAGAACAGCGGCCTCGACAGTAAAGTGCAGATTATTGTCAACCGCATGGGACTGGAAGACAGCGACATCAGTATCAACAAGGCATTGGAAACGATCGGTCGTGAAGTTTTCTGGCAGCTTCCCAACGACTATCCAACCATGATTGGTTCGCGTAATAACGGCCGGCCGCTGTGTCAGTATTCACCGAAAGCCCGGCTGACTCGCAGTATTAACGATCTGACGACCCGCCTGTCCTTTAACGAAGAATCCCGGATGGAAGCGTCAGAGGCTGAGAAGAAAAAAAGCGGGCTCTTCGGACTGTTTTCACGCTAA
- a CDS encoding ABC transporter ATP-binding protein, which produces MPIVLRMHHVGRSFDGPGGSVSILSHVDLELRSGEAVAIGGPSGCGKSTLLLMAGTLDTPSSGVVEILGENPWILSAGRLARFRNQHIGFVFQEHRLLPQLNVLENVLIPLLSGFEADKPAAEKRAKELLDRVGLKDRLNHRPAALSGGERQRVAVCRALVLQPSLLLADEPTGNLDPQTAEIIGKLLLDVAAENETGLLCVTHSASLATSFPQRMTLHEGRLVKADHAAASHH; this is translated from the coding sequence ATGCCCATTGTCCTTCGGATGCATCACGTGGGACGTTCGTTCGACGGTCCCGGCGGTTCGGTTTCGATTCTGTCCCACGTTGATCTTGAACTGCGGTCCGGTGAAGCCGTTGCCATTGGCGGACCGTCCGGCTGCGGCAAGAGTACGCTGTTGCTGATGGCCGGAACACTGGACACCCCGTCAAGCGGTGTCGTTGAAATCCTCGGCGAAAACCCGTGGATCCTGTCGGCGGGCCGGCTGGCGCGATTTCGTAACCAGCACATCGGGTTTGTGTTTCAGGAACACCGTCTGCTGCCACAGTTGAATGTCCTTGAGAATGTGCTGATTCCGTTGCTGTCGGGGTTTGAGGCCGACAAACCGGCAGCGGAGAAACGAGCCAAAGAACTGCTGGATCGGGTGGGGCTGAAGGATCGTCTGAATCATCGACCTGCTGCACTGTCCGGCGGTGAACGTCAGAGAGTAGCCGTCTGTCGGGCACTCGTTCTGCAGCCGTCGCTGTTGCTTGCCGATGAACCAACCGGCAATCTGGATCCTCAGACCGCCGAAATTATCGGTAAACTGTTGCTGGATGTTGCCGCAGAAAATGAGACCGGTTTGTTGTGTGTCACTCACAGCGCTTCTCTGGCCACATCATTTCCTCAGCGAATGACGCTGCACGAAGGGCGCCTGGTGAAGGCAGATCACGCAGCAGCTTCGCATCACTGA
- a CDS encoding class I SAM-dependent methyltransferase, with translation MLTRISKAVARRLLSREGYYFFRAYLDLDEPHVRDQPRVMAAYSTSGSRDLDLMYHPTDRECVIDGSLKIVSSDYVRRCHLDVISGYLPDRGRVLEVGCGNAINLIELRKMNPNLEFFGVDYVPQRLEQAQKYFGADLDGIHLQEGDVQHLDFNDKSFDVVFSIHCLEQCERILSKAVSEILRVAKKVVHIEPDFQNSNYAQRKFLKSRDYLRSLRRELLAHSDWKTTVSGLDTYFNPLNRSGLFVSSPPVSEAR, from the coding sequence ATGCTGACGCGTATCTCCAAAGCGGTTGCCCGACGTCTGCTGTCCCGCGAAGGGTATTATTTTTTTCGTGCGTATCTCGACCTGGATGAGCCACACGTCCGGGACCAGCCACGGGTCATGGCTGCCTACAGCACATCGGGCTCACGAGACCTGGACTTGATGTACCACCCGACTGACAGGGAGTGCGTTATCGACGGATCGCTGAAGATCGTCTCCAGTGACTATGTGCGCCGCTGTCATCTTGACGTTATCTCCGGCTATTTGCCTGACAGAGGAAGAGTACTTGAAGTTGGCTGTGGCAATGCGATCAATCTCATTGAACTCAGAAAAATGAACCCGAACCTTGAGTTCTTTGGCGTTGATTACGTTCCGCAGCGATTGGAGCAGGCGCAAAAGTATTTTGGTGCTGACCTTGATGGAATCCATCTGCAGGAAGGTGATGTTCAACATCTTGATTTTAATGACAAATCGTTCGATGTCGTGTTTTCGATTCACTGCCTCGAGCAATGTGAGAGAATTCTTTCGAAGGCTGTGTCGGAAATTTTGCGCGTTGCGAAAAAGGTGGTACACATCGAACCGGATTTTCAAAATTCGAATTATGCTCAGAGAAAATTTCTGAAATCACGGGACTACCTTCGGTCTCTGAGGCGGGAGTTGCTGGCGCATTCGGACTGGAAGACGACCGTTTCAGGTCTGGATACCTATTTCAATCCGTTGAACCGTTCAGGACTGTTTGTTTCGTCTCCGCCAGTTTCTGAAGCCCGTTAA
- a CDS encoding helix-turn-helix domain-containing protein, whose product MDEVQRDKFGRVLAPDGMPLGGNARVNEVAAVSGLRRSKLYSMCEAGELASVRVGRTVLIPWRAVRSVLLEPGVQS is encoded by the coding sequence ATGGATGAGGTACAGAGGGATAAATTCGGACGGGTACTGGCACCCGATGGAATGCCGCTGGGCGGTAATGCCCGTGTGAATGAGGTGGCTGCTGTTAGCGGCCTGCGGCGGAGCAAACTGTATTCGATGTGTGAAGCCGGTGAGCTGGCCAGTGTTCGTGTCGGCCGCACAGTTTTGATTCCGTGGAGGGCAGTCCGCAGCGTGCTTTTGGAACCGGGGGTGCAATCATGA
- a CDS encoding AAA family ATPase, protein MNIVTKQSREVALSESIPVELKERPQWVLWKNVSRNGDVSKRPYSVTGEDAKSNDPETWATFEAVVDAFDPERYAGIGYTFCEDDPFVGVDLDGCRNPVDGSLTPWAQEIINQCDTYTEVSPSQTGVKLFCRSSTQPPKGKNKRLPGEPIDGKTPGVEVYSRGRYFTVTGDLLNGHPYITDCTSQVGNLLEKHWPHVSKAGQVTTQLPAFSDDHVMERARKYVAKMPGAVSGQSGHNQTFAVACKLVQGFDLSQQQALMIMREFSSRCEPPWTESDMCHKVEDADKQPGERGYLLRASHSRREDESDERMVCTFAGVDVAEHWHLIDEPTQWLVNDVFACGQPTIVGAKQKSLKTTLMADLAVCFATGFPWLRKFEVPKQRRILVITGEASLKSALKKIGQAADSLNVKPEQLKGWVRVEAVDFPTLPRQEDCDAVALAIHEYDIDVCILDPLYMGLEGLNTANLTEVGPAMRRFMAACKPAEVIICHHVKKTASFDDAPNLEDLSQAGIAEFAGNYWLMGRMSEYMGDGQHEIAIRTGGRDDQFHLLQMNFNEILWQADFVDLQEHREKRIADRQTKKHEAEA, encoded by the coding sequence ATGAACATTGTAACAAAACAAAGTAGAGAAGTCGCTTTGTCTGAATCAATACCCGTGGAATTGAAGGAGCGTCCACAGTGGGTTTTATGGAAAAACGTATCACGGAATGGTGACGTCTCTAAGCGGCCTTACAGCGTCACGGGGGAGGATGCCAAATCGAATGATCCCGAAACGTGGGCTACATTCGAAGCGGTCGTCGATGCATTCGATCCCGAACGATACGCGGGCATCGGATACACGTTTTGTGAAGACGATCCATTTGTCGGCGTCGATCTCGATGGTTGTCGTAACCCAGTGGATGGCTCACTAACACCGTGGGCGCAGGAAATCATTAATCAGTGTGACACTTACACTGAAGTCTCACCCTCACAAACCGGCGTAAAGCTGTTTTGTCGTTCATCCACCCAACCGCCCAAAGGAAAAAACAAGAGGCTGCCGGGTGAACCTATTGACGGCAAAACACCCGGCGTAGAAGTCTATTCTCGCGGGCGTTATTTCACGGTGACGGGGGACTTGCTGAACGGCCATCCTTACATTACCGATTGCACTTCACAGGTTGGTAACTTACTGGAAAAGCACTGGCCACACGTTTCCAAAGCTGGACAGGTAACGACTCAGCTACCGGCGTTTTCAGACGATCATGTCATGGAACGTGCAAGGAAATACGTTGCGAAGATGCCCGGAGCCGTGAGTGGGCAATCTGGGCACAACCAAACGTTCGCTGTGGCGTGCAAATTAGTTCAGGGTTTCGATCTGTCCCAGCAACAGGCTTTAATGATCATGCGGGAGTTCAGCTCACGGTGCGAACCGCCGTGGACTGAATCAGACATGTGCCACAAAGTCGAAGACGCCGACAAACAACCAGGTGAGCGAGGTTATCTGCTAAGAGCCTCACACTCTCGTAGGGAAGACGAAAGTGACGAGAGGATGGTTTGTACGTTCGCGGGTGTGGATGTTGCGGAGCATTGGCACCTGATCGACGAGCCGACACAGTGGCTCGTGAATGACGTCTTCGCATGTGGCCAACCTACGATCGTGGGAGCAAAGCAAAAGAGCCTCAAAACGACACTGATGGCGGATCTCGCCGTTTGTTTTGCGACTGGGTTTCCATGGCTGCGAAAGTTCGAAGTACCAAAGCAGCGTCGCATCCTGGTAATCACCGGAGAGGCGTCGCTGAAGTCAGCACTGAAGAAGATCGGACAGGCAGCTGACTCACTCAACGTGAAGCCCGAACAACTCAAGGGGTGGGTAAGAGTGGAAGCAGTGGACTTCCCGACTTTACCCCGGCAGGAAGATTGTGACGCTGTAGCGTTGGCCATCCACGAGTACGACATTGACGTTTGTATTCTTGATCCGCTCTACATGGGCCTGGAGGGACTGAACACCGCGAATCTCACGGAGGTTGGCCCAGCCATGCGACGATTCATGGCGGCGTGCAAACCGGCTGAAGTAATCATTTGCCACCACGTGAAGAAAACTGCCAGCTTTGACGATGCTCCCAATCTCGAAGACCTAAGCCAGGCAGGTATCGCTGAATTCGCTGGCAATTATTGGCTCATGGGACGAATGAGCGAATACATGGGAGACGGCCAGCATGAAATCGCCATTAGGACAGGTGGCCGAGACGATCAGTTCCACCTTCTACAAATGAATTTTAACGAGATCTTGTGGCAAGCCGATTTTGTGGACCTCCAGGAACACCGAGAAAAACGAATAGCCGACAGACAAACAAAAAAACACGAAGCTGAAGCCAA